GCGGAGCCTGCTGAGGAGACGCGGCGGCGGCAGCTTCGGCTCCAACGGCAGCCGCCACGGCGATGGCGGCAGCGGGCCTACAAGAGACGGCAGGCCAGGCACCTGACGGAGCCGGTGTCGAGCGGCTTCACCGAGTTGTAGTGCTCCCCGCACATGGAGTAGCTCCTGTAGACCAGGGTGAGCGGCTTCTTGGTGTACTCCTCTCCGTAGACGACGGCGGGCGAGTTGGCCTGGATCACCTCGATGGGGGTCTGCAGGACGTGCGACAGGGCCCTCAGCTCGAGCTGGCCTCCACACGACGCGCTGAACACGATGTCGTCGCAGTAGCTCAAGAAGTCGTCGCGGCTGCAGGCGTCGCCGGTTTCGGGGTCGCTGTAGAAGGGCAGGAAGTCCTCGACATGCTTCCGCATGTACTCGGCGGTGCGCCTCCGCAGGCTCTCCACGGTCACGGAGAACACCAGCTGGTCTTGGATGGCGCGGTACATGCAGTGGCCGTCGGCCGGGATATCCTTCATCTCCAGATTCCTGGCCCACAGGATGGCGTCGAGCTTCATTTCCTCGTCATGGCGGAAGCTGGCCAGATGCTCCATCTCAGCCTTGGCCATCctctcctgcctttctctctcgAGGGCCACCTTTCTTTCGCGCCTTCTCTGTGCCCTCGAGAGGTGAGGAGACTTGTCCTCGAGATCCAGCTTGCCCAGATCTTCAGTGACTGAATCGAGGTTGCTCTTATCAGGGAAACTCTCCTGGAACTTCTGCAGCTCCTGCTGGTGCTTCTGCTCCATCTCGGCCTCGAGGCGGGCCACATCGAGGAGCAactgctttcttctcttcttgtcgCTCTTGGGGACCGAGCTCTTCATGCCCTGAATGTGGGCCTGCAGCTCTGCCTTCTCGCGCTTGTGGCGTCGTAACATCCGCTGATGCTCACTCTGTGAATCTTCCATGATGTTTAAGGGCAGGCGAGAATCGAAGTTTGGTGGCTGAAGTACCGCTACAGTTCGCGTCAACAGTCGAACCACCCAACTGGCTAGGGCTCCTCAGCCTCCCGTGGCGGCTGTACTCTCTTCCCCTCACCCGCGGTTGCCCTCACTCTATTAACGGCCCTCTCTGCCATTGGCCACTGTCTCTCCACGGCTACGCCTCCTAAACACTCCTGGCACTAGGATTGGCTGTTGGGAGACACTACGTATGCCCCCATTAGACCCCGTAGCAAGGGGTGCTTCCGGTTTTAGCGGGGTTCCTGTCCCGGATGTAAAATCCCGCCTTGGTGCATTATGTGCAGCAACTGAGCTTGTGGAGATTTTCGTGGGCTCTGAACTGCATACTTCACTTCCTAGCCTGAACACAGTGCAGACACTGGTCGTGCTTGAGAATCACATGACAAATACTGCTACACCAGATGAATGTGCTCTGACACCGGACTTCCCATTGCTCCCAGTGTTCAGGAGGCAATGTGGCTCTCTCCAGTTCTTTAGTTGCCTTGACTGATGAACCCTTAATTTTGTGTATCAGAACAAGATATTTCCTTATGTTCCTGGGAGCACAGAATCCTTTCAGTTTAGGCCTCAAATCCACCCTGTCCCATCTCAGTGTGAGAAAGCAACAACCTTAAAGTTCACTACAGCTGAGCAGACTTCGTCTTGTGCCAACAGAATGCACCTACCCTAAACTCCCCTTCTCCTGGGTTCCCAGCTTCCAAAATGGGCTCCCATGAAGCATGACAGTTGGCCTTCATCAAGCCACTTCCTTCTGATTATTCTGAATCTCTAAAAGttctaaaacataaaagaaagtaaaataaaatccctaAGCTCTTTCAAACATGCTCTCATCCTGCCCCACTCTGCTCATCTGTATCGTGAATTCCCAAACAGGAAGGCTCTTGAGACAACCTCCTCCctgttacaaatgaggaaagtggaCATTTGTCCAAGtttttacatatatcaaaacttcaGTCGTTTTTATTGCTAACTAGGATTCCATGATATGGATGTACTGTAGTTCacttaaccattcacctgttgaaggacatctgggctgtttccagtttggggttgtTACAACccctgctataaacatccatataCAGGTGTTTTGTGTGAGCACAaggcttcatttctctgggaaaaaaatgcccaggagtgcaatttctgggtcatattataagtgtatgtttagtttGTGAAGaagctattttccacagtggttgtaccattgtgcgttctcaccagcagtgtatgcgGAATCAGgtgtctctgcatcctcaccagcatttggtgttgtcatcattttttatttttagtcattctgatagatgtgtagtggtctcattttacaaattactTTGCAGCTTCGTTTTTCTAATGAGTACTTAAAATATGAAGCTACTTTTAGGAAAacactgaattaaaaattttttttaacttgcattaTTCATTATAATGATTTTCTGTGTTTCAAGAAAGATTTTAACTTTTAATCAGGCTAGCTATTGTGTATGGAGGTAGCGCTACcatactgaaatttttaaaatttaacatttagaGCAAGcctgttagggaaatttttattCACTGGAGAAAAGTCATGGCTAattgttttttcattaaaaaaagaaaagcatttgcaattttaaatgatgtttttcttaatttaaaaaggtCTTTTGTTTGCAGAAAAGAATACTACAAAATGATTTTAATGAGTCTCACAGTATCTAGGAATctttacactgattgatttttattgaaatacaatataaaataaaactgtaatatatGCTCACTGTCAATAATCTGGAGAAATTAAATTCCATAATTCTCCTGGGAGAAAACCCCAGttaacccctttttttttttttttttttttgcggtacacgggcctctcaccgttgtggcctgtcccgttgcggagcacaggctccggacgcgcaggctcagcggccatggctcacgggcccagccgctccgcggcatgtgggatcttcccggaccggggcacgaacccgtggcccctgcatcggcaggcggactctcaaccactgcgccaccagggaagccctctgttaacattttgtgtttattcttgCCATGCCTATTCTACTCAAATAGAACtgttaaacaaagaaacaacagaCCCAAAATGAAGTCACGTGTGCTATGCCCCACATCAGTAAACCAAGACTTAATACGTAACCAAATTGCAGTTTTAGCCCATCCCATGAAAGTGACTTTAACCAGTCAGTCTGGAATTTCCTGGCCAGCACTAGTGAGGTAGTCTGCCACATAGACCCCTGCCTTCCCCAAAAGGAAGGTGACCTCTGTCTGAAATAACCCCTTATTTTGTTGATGACTTCTCTGTCCCACCCCTTCTCTGCCTTTCAAAACCTTCCGTTTTGTACAGTTCCTTGGAGCTGCTCTCtgcttgctagatgggatgctgtccGATTTGTGAATTGCTGAATAAAGCCAATTGATCTTCAAATTCACTCAGGTGAATTTTGTTCTTTAACAGAACTCTAAGCGGTGCTCCCTGCCATCCTGTCTGCCTATCGCCCTCCCCACCTTGGCCTCTGGGGACCTCCCTTCTCTCTTCAAAGATCAGTGAGGGAAATACATCAAGGCTAAAAATTTGACCTGGCTCAAAGTAAAaagtcaaaacaacaaacaacgaAGCAAAACAGAAAGTTCTTAAATTTCAAAGTTTCTGCGGCAATTTCTTTGTGTCACCAAGGTTTAGTGGTTCTGCTTTTAGACAAGGCATTGTAGTGGGCCTCAGGTCTCTGCATCAgtagaagcagaagaaagaaacagaaactgctttgcaaatgatgcaaaacTCAAAATCCATTGTGGGTCCgatttcaggaaaaaattataCTGCTTTTAATGGAATTAATGATCCCCTCATCTTagcaatgaaggaaggaagggccaGAGAGGGGGAGTGTTGGGCTGATGGTCACACTGCAGAATTCCACGGCTGACTCGTCTGTGTCACGTTTCTCACCGCACTGTGCTGCTGCCACACGCAGCCTTGACATGACTCTTGGCTGTAAGTCAGGCAGAACAGTCCCAACATAGCTTCTGGGGCCATCGGGAGGAATCCCTCATGAAACGGTTGTAAATTCATCTATGAGATTCAAAGAGACCTTGTACGTGCCCTCCGACAATGCCCACGTGTGAGCGAGAGACTCTTCATGAGCTCTGCAAGCCTGAAATCGCCTTGTAAAGGTGGAGGGCAGGCCTGGAGAGGAGAAATTCCTGCGGTGGAACACACGTGCATCTGCCCCTAGGGCCTGCCTCCTCCTTGGCCAAAGCAAAGAGCCTGTTCAAGCAAACTCAAGTGGGTTTAAAGAAACACACTTATTTTTCCCTGAAAAAGTAAtgtgttcgggcttccctggtggtgcactggttaagaatccacctgccaatgcagtgcacacaggttcaagccctggtccaggaagatcccacatgcctcggagcaactaagcccgtgtgccacaactactgaagctcgcgcgcctagagcccgtgctccacaacaagagaagccaccgcaatgagaagcccgcacactgcaacaaagagtagcccccgctcagggcaattagagaaagcctcgtgcagcaacaaagaccctacaaagccaaaaacaaaaaaaagaaagtaaaaatctcatAATCTCACAATTCAGACTTCACAAGTCACTGCTGACATTTGGCTTGTAGCTTTTTAGTGTTTCATTTATGTATGCATGTATCTGTATGTATATTactgtataaatgtatatgtatacatatgtatatataatatgattcttattatagtaaaataaatacaatttaccattttaagcaaAAGATGTGGAATTTAGACTTTACTGTCTCTGAGGATTATTTGCTTTCCTTGAAAGCAGTGGGATGTGTGTATGACAAAGAGACAGGCTGTGAACTGTGGTCAAATAGTTACCTACTAGAGAACTACAGGAGGAAGGGTGTAGAGCCCTCCCTGCACTGTCCTGCTGAAGCTCCTGTCTTATTATTATCAACTGAAAAAATCTGAGCTTGGTGACTACTGATGGGTGACACACTCTTGTCTTGCTactgctgttatttatttatttatttggctgtgccatgtggcttgtgggatcttagttccctgaccagggattgaactcgggcccttggcagtgaaagcgtggagtcctaaccactggaccacccgggaaaTCCCGTACTGCTTTCATTCTTAAAATttgattatatacttaaaattttaaactctatttatattttgaataatcaGTGCTTTTACACCCTATTCTCAGCTGCTGAGTTGGACTCCTTGAGTTTCTTGTGTATCCTTTCTAAGATAGTCTGTGCTCACTCATATGCTCCTTTCAGTTTGGCTCAGAGGTACAAAAAGCTTTAGTGTACAAAGGTTGTATATGTGAAACTGGGGACACTCTACTTGATTGGTAATTGAAGGGATTTTTAAGGGCCTATCTCAGTGGACCTTTTCCTGGGATACTCCAGCCAGAAACCAGGGAATAACCTCTGATCCTGTCTTTGTCTTTACCCTCCtcataaaacaaatgttaattcTACTCCCAGCGTCCATCACTTTGGTCCCCTGTTCTCTCCCTgctgccacagccccaggccaCGTCAGCCGTTGTCTGTCatggatgaaaagacagcctctcaaATCAGCTTCTTGCCTCCAATCTCTCTCCTTGCAATCCATTCTTTCCCCTAAGATTCCTTATCTCTAAAGCATAGCTCTGATGTCTCATTCCTTctgaaaaacaaacttttaacGGATTCTACTGCCCCTAGGGTAACATTCTAACTCCTGAGTACAGAAGATTTTTTTCCACAAAGGACGGAGCAAGTGGCAGAAATATTCTCTCTTCTCGGGTGTGGCTGGTCTCTGAATCTGGGCCCTACAGGAAGGCAGCTCATGATCAGAAACTCATGACTGGGATCAGAACCCGGTTACTCCCAGGACCCCTCAGggatgcttgcattcctgggaatgGACAAACACTCATTCACATCAGACTGCCACAGGCCCCCGAGTTCTCACTTACTCCTTAGAGAGCCCACTCCCCAGGGGCTAGAATACCCCGAGTAGCCCGTTCTTGGTTTCAAGGTAGCTGAGAAGCCCAGATAAAGCGGCTTCGTGGACATGGGAAAACACCGCTGCCGCTACCCATTTCCTTCCGCTTTTGTTTCAAACAAAATTCTGACGTGATTTTGCAAGAACTTTGAACTCACCTCCAATTCCAGGAAAGCCTTATTAGCCTCTTCCTAGGAGGTGACTCAATTTGGTGATGAACCTTGGTGGCTTCACCTCGGCCACCCTGGTCAATGCAGTCCCTCCCCCGCCAGCTCCCACAGATGCAAGATGGCAGGGGCTCCGGATTTTGTTTCTCACAGGTTCAAAGGAGCAACAGAGCGCGTGTGCTCATGGGCTTCACTCTGATTGGGCAGGCCCAAGCCATAGATTCCCCTGGAGCCAATCACTGTGGCCCGGAAGAATCGGTGCTTTGATTGGCAGACCTGAAAGGGGAGGGTCCTGGAGGTGAACCGCTGTCACCCCAACAGAGTGACAGGGGTTCGCACCCCCAAAAAGGAGATTGGAGGCTTTTGTGGTAATGGAGGGAAACAGACGCTGGAGATGCGAACAACCCTTCTTTACTCGTGTCTCGCCCACTGCCACCTCTGGTGTTTGCCCCCTGGGGACCTCACAGCCTGGGACTCTCTTCCCTTGAGGGCTTCCCCCCTAAATCTGAGATGAACTTTCCGAGCTTCCCGTTCCCTCTTCCTCCCTACTCCAAGCTGGCCCAGAGCATTCCCACTTCACTTCCTCATCTTCTTAACTGGACCACAGCACTTAAGGGTGGGCCTTGGGTTGGCAGTCACTTGGATTTGTGTGCTTCTCATCTCCGAGGCCGTGAGGCTGCCATGGAGAGCACAAACCcagtcttaattattttggggccCCTACCCAGCCAGCAGTGCCTGCTAGTAGAGATACTCAGTGTATTTGGTTGAACTGATTAGGATACTTAAACTGTTTTCAAGCCCCCTCAAATATgtcagaagcactatttacacaCTTGAGA
Above is a window of Mesoplodon densirostris isolate mMesDen1 chromosome X, mMesDen1 primary haplotype, whole genome shotgun sequence DNA encoding:
- the LOC132482653 gene encoding OTU domain-containing protein 6A-like codes for the protein MEDSQSEHQRMLRRHKREKAELQAHIQGMKSSVPKSDKKRRKQLLLDVARLEAEMEQKHQQELQKFQESFPDKSNLDSVTEDLGKLDLEDKSPHLSRAQRRRERKVALERERQERMAKAEMEHLASFRHDEEMKLDAILWARNLEMKDIPADGHCMYRAIQDQLVFSVTVESLRRRTAEYMRKHVEDFLPFYSDPETGDACSRDDFLSYCDDIVFSASCGGQLELRALSHVLQTPIEVIQANSPAVVYGEEYTKKPLTLVYRSYSMCGEHYNSVKPLDTGSVRCLACRLL